In Aedes albopictus strain Foshan chromosome 3, AalbF5, whole genome shotgun sequence, the following are encoded in one genomic region:
- the LOC115253599 gene encoding protein tipE isoform X1 — MRSNELRSSSSTLSAAPSLVTMSKPSLNNSKASLTHSRQSVAESDKEPKPPTREEMIAELLEKAKFYTSLCLGTTAILSVFAFLFLIPFVVDPAISTIVADYDPVPVTCILTEHVYAEGMRNCTWSSCREGCTTAAIRCHQILVNYSKIAYHEWQKEPRDLNSVDWDVMDTKFLVNTEGCGYPPRVNCTEFAKKYGSTHQGEPFPCYYSRAYPEIVVARYSWDDNLKHLILSLIIPNVLFAVSIGVLSYWYCPCCDKACHKSPRVYAEKYPTKENKESWNIEYPQDYITKI, encoded by the exons ATGAGGTCGAACGAATTACGGTCATCCTCGTCGACACTGTCGGCGGCCCCTAGTTTGGTAACCATGAGCAAGCCTAGCCTAAACAACAGCAAAGCTAGCCTTACGCACAGTCGACAAAGCGTTGCCGAGTCCGACAAAGAGCCAAAGCCGCCCACACGAGAGGAGATGATCGCTGAACTGCTGGAGAAGGCCAAGTTCTACACATCGCTTTGTCTAG GTACGACGGCAATTCTGTCGGTGTTTGCGTTTCTGTTCCTGATACCGTTTGTGGTAGATCCGGCCATATCGACCATCGTAGCCGACTACGACCCGGTTCCTGTGACATGCATCCTGACCGAGCACGTCTACGCCGAAGGCATGCGAAACTGTACCTGGAGTTCATGTCGCGAAGGTTGCACAACGGCAGCAATACGATGCCACCAGATACTGGTCAACTATTCCAAAATTGCATATCACGAATGGCAGAAAGAGCCACGGGACCTCAATAGCGTAGACTGGGACGTTATGGACACCAAGTTTCTGGTCAACACGGAGGGATGCGGTTACCCACCGAGGGTCAACTGTACAGAGTTCGCCAAGAAGTATGG gtCCACTCATCAAGGGGAACCCTTTCCTTGTTACTATAGTCGTGCCTATCCCGAAATTGTAGTCGCTCGCTATTCTTGGGATGACAATCTAAAGCATCTAATACTTTCACTAATCATACCAAATGTGCTCTTTGCCGTTTCGATCGGAGTGCTTAGCTACTGGTACTGTCCGTGTTGTGACAAAGCCTGCCACAAATCTCCACGCGTCTACGCAGAAAAGTATCCAACTAAGGAAAA TAAGGAATCTTGGAACATTGAATATCCCCAAGATTACATTACTAAAATCTGA
- the LOC115253599 gene encoding protein tipE isoform X2 → MRSNELRSSSSTLSAAPSLVTMSKPSLNNSKASLTHSRQSVAESDKEPKPPTREEMIAELLEKAKFYTSLCLGTTAILSVFAFLFLIPFVVDPAISTIVADYDPVPVTCILTEHVYAEGMRNCTWSSCREGCTTAAIRCHQILVNYSKIAYHEWQKEPRDLNSVDWDVMDTKFLVNTEGCGYPPRVNCTEFAKKYGSTHQGEPFPCYYSRAYPEIVVARYSWDDNLKHLILSLIIPNVLFAVSIGVLSYWYCPCCDKACHKSPRVYAEKYPTKENKLLCRSDDEEDELDY, encoded by the exons ATGAGGTCGAACGAATTACGGTCATCCTCGTCGACACTGTCGGCGGCCCCTAGTTTGGTAACCATGAGCAAGCCTAGCCTAAACAACAGCAAAGCTAGCCTTACGCACAGTCGACAAAGCGTTGCCGAGTCCGACAAAGAGCCAAAGCCGCCCACACGAGAGGAGATGATCGCTGAACTGCTGGAGAAGGCCAAGTTCTACACATCGCTTTGTCTAG GTACGACGGCAATTCTGTCGGTGTTTGCGTTTCTGTTCCTGATACCGTTTGTGGTAGATCCGGCCATATCGACCATCGTAGCCGACTACGACCCGGTTCCTGTGACATGCATCCTGACCGAGCACGTCTACGCCGAAGGCATGCGAAACTGTACCTGGAGTTCATGTCGCGAAGGTTGCACAACGGCAGCAATACGATGCCACCAGATACTGGTCAACTATTCCAAAATTGCATATCACGAATGGCAGAAAGAGCCACGGGACCTCAATAGCGTAGACTGGGACGTTATGGACACCAAGTTTCTGGTCAACACGGAGGGATGCGGTTACCCACCGAGGGTCAACTGTACAGAGTTCGCCAAGAAGTATGG gtCCACTCATCAAGGGGAACCCTTTCCTTGTTACTATAGTCGTGCCTATCCCGAAATTGTAGTCGCTCGCTATTCTTGGGATGACAATCTAAAGCATCTAATACTTTCACTAATCATACCAAATGTGCTCTTTGCCGTTTCGATCGGAGTGCTTAGCTACTGGTACTGTCCGTGTTGTGACAAAGCCTGCCACAAATCTCCACGCGTCTACGCAGAAAAGTATCCAACTAAGGAAAA CAAACTTCTGTGCCGTAGTGACGATGAGGAAGACGAACTAGACTACTGA
- the LOC109409021 gene encoding uncharacterized protein LOC109409021: MGKKKQIPEEDLIIPPQNSQICGVICVCQLTFVLSTVAIVYLTVAIYMPSSRVMKSGIDETPVMCTTTKALNKDACEWGSCGEWCLSKTSGACIQIFVHLRTNGSSLTFQNCTNSANKTCYGIDQENAKKARCIADECKNLTGTFNCTTGMCINITDAFECVFKNTDSPLKCSGRRGKITCIDINGLFSCNRGTCRKIRTPYNCDRRCVDIPTRNKNMILLSGDKVYLSQCSNAIDSVTNAEVWNEGDNKVIMASCYTIQNTSNGIQATDCVNGSLLEKDELTDLTNFTYLSYLHYAVSTPIKTIAPLEQDLTISNESKLMINLEGCVNTLQDECKDFLKEYGKDGTDHNARARFPCFYSTNKPDMVVARFDMETSYKQFMIGFFVPTILFAVSCLTLIFCQKTIHIGDDARMRFVGCANKDELSANGGANSKAKANSGDGGGGGDSVMAL, encoded by the coding sequence ATGGGGAAGAAGAAGCAAATCCCTGAAGAGGACCTAATCATTCCACCGCAAAACTCTCAGATATGTGGCGTGATATGTGTTTGTCAGCTAACCTTCGTGTTGAGCACGGTAGCCATCGTTTATCTTACGGTAGCCATCTACATGCCATCGTCACGCGTGATGAAAAGTGGCATCGATGAGACCCCGGTGATGTGTACGACCACCAAAGCCCTGAACAAGGATGCATGCGAATGGGGTTCCTGCGGAGAATGGTGTCTCAGCAAGACTTCGGGTGCTTGTATACAGATCTTTGTGCATCTCCGCACCAACGGAAGCAGTTTGACTTTCCAGAATTGTACCAATTCCGCCAATAAAACGTGCTATGGGATAGATCAAGAGAATGCGAAGAAGGCCCGGTGCATAGCGGATGAGTGCAAGAACCTTACGGGAACATTCAATTGTACTACTGGAATGTGCATAAACATTACGGATGCGTTTGAATGCGTGTTCAAGAATACGGATAGTCCATTGAAATGCTCAGGGCGAAGAGGCAAAATTACTTGCATCGACATAAATGGACTATTCTCATGCAATCGCGGAACATGTCGAAAGATAAGAACTCCATACAATTGCGACCGCCGTTGTGTGGATATTCCGACTAGGAATAAGAATATGATACTATTGAGTGGAGATAAAGTTTATCTTTCGCAATGTTCAAATGCGATTGACTCCGTAACGAATGCCGAAGTGTGGAATGAAGGGGACAACAAAGTAATAATGGCTTCCTGTTACACCATTCAAAATACAAGCAATGGCATCCAGGCTACGGATTGCGTTAATGGGTCTTTGCTGGAGAAGGATGAACTTACAGATCTTACCAACTTCACCTATCTAAGCTACCTACATTATGCTGTATCCACGCCAATTAAAACTATTGCTCCATTGGAACAAGACTTGACCATATCCAACGAATCCAAGCTAATGATCAATTTGGAAGGCTGCGTCAACACACTTCAGGATGAGTGCAAAGACTTCCTCAAAGAGTACGGCAAGGACGGCACCGATCATAATGCTCGGGCGCGATTCCCATGCTTCTATTCAACGAACAAACCGGATATGGTGGTGGCCCGCTTCGACATGGAGACTTCGTACAAACAGTTCATGATTGGATTCTTCGTACCAACCATCTTGTTTGCAGTGTCCTGCTTAACTTTGATATTCTGCCAGAAAACGATCCACATCGGCGATGACGCGCGAATGCGTTTCGTCGGTTGTGCTAACAAGGATGAGCTGTCTGCTAATGGCGGTGCCAACAGTAAAGCTAAAGCCAACTCTGGTGATGGCGGTGGAGGCGGCGACTCGGTTATGGCTCTCTGA